The following coding sequences are from one Maniola hyperantus chromosome 7, iAphHyp1.2, whole genome shotgun sequence window:
- the Hus1-like gene encoding checkpoint protein HUS1 has protein sequence MKFRGVMIDAGPMREFTNIVTTISKLSKECVLRLSNDKLYFIVSEEHSGPAPPVLWCEIPQAVFFSEYQMIGIDEEHKDIYLGIISANLAKSLVTLKSAKTLKIKLTKKQCPCLTLEIEMPSATSQQTRQVTHDIPVEVVPRKLWTDFHEPRVQIPDLSIELPTLKQLRTTIDRMRTMAQEVVIQASAEGWLTLQIKTDIVKVCTWFKHLRVEAFEGPIEHSDSESESQVNEDMSKVCHCRVDAKKFSMFLSADQISHNRTICSIVHKKLVILCLHTQEDVKLQCFITGIVY, from the exons ATGAAGTTTCGTGGCGTAATGATAGATGCAGGCCCAATGAGAGAATTCACAA atattgtGACAACAATATCAAAGTTGTCGAAGGAGTGTGTGTTACGACTGTCCAATGATAAGCTATACTTCATAGTTAGCGAGGAGCACAGCGGTCCAGCACCGCCGGTGTTATGGTGTGAGATACCGCAAGCTGTATTTTTCTCTGAGTATCAAATGATTGGTATTGATGAAGAGCATAAGGATATTTATTTAGGCATCATATCTG CAAATCTAGCAAAATCTTTAGTAACACTGAAATCAGCTAAGacattgaaaattaaattaacaaagaAGCAGTGTCCATGTTTGACATTAGAAATTGAAATG CCCTCAGCAACCTCTCAGCAAACAAGACAGGTGACCCATGACATCCCCGTAGAAGTGGTGCCCAGGAAGCTATGGACTGACTTTCATGAGCCCAGGGTACAAATACCCgat CTGTCAATAGAACTGCCAACCCTGAAGCAGCTGCGTACAACAATAGACCGAATGCGAACCATGGCACAAGAAGTCGTGATCCAAGCTTCAGCAGAAGGTTGGCTTACTTTGCAGATCAAGACAGACATTGTCAAAGTATGCACATGGTTTAAGCATTTGAGAGTTGAAGCTTTTGAAG GGCCAATAGAACATTCAGACTCCGAAAGCGAAAGCCAAGTGAACGAAGACATGTCCAAAGTATGCCACTGCAGAGTTGATGCTAAGAAATTTTCAATGTTCCTGAGTGCGGACCAGATCTCACATAATAGGACAATTTGCAGCATCGTGCATAAAAAGCTAGTAATATTGTGCTTACATACACAGGAAGATGTTAAGTTACAGTGCTTTATTACAGGGATTGTGTATtag